In Hermetia illucens chromosome 5, iHerIll2.2.curated.20191125, whole genome shotgun sequence, a single window of DNA contains:
- the LOC119656698 gene encoding DNA topoisomerase I, mitochondrial isoform X1 has translation MSVENAENANGGETEAKPQNGDFSDHRPNGISNGHIESNSNSSKHKSSSKDKHRDKDKDYKSSSKSSSSNRDKDSDKYKSSSSSSKDKHRDKDRDRDRDKDKDKHKSSSSSHKSSSRDKDRDKDREDRKDRDKEKDKERSRDKDKEKDKERSKDKEKSDRDADRKKDHKSSSRDKDREKDRDKDKERHRDKDKDKDKEHKSSSSSKDKHSSSSSSKSKDKDKEREKDRDKHSSSSKDKDRHRDKDRKDRDKDKHSSSSSKKDKVDEKPNIKLEEPEVKEEIKQEADETCDGQFNNDLPVIKENEPYCGTKQEFKDEVMNNSQASSCDYSMSQFRDDEPAFEIKEESADESQEVNIENDTADETDPLFSSGGGDMNETHETTTQDQDGSYDDDDDDMPLSKQRKKRPAKEVDSDDDAPLITKKKAKTAKTKEKSAKKGKKKREVEEDEEEEEYTEKPKKKKAKKEKEKPVQVKSVSTTEESPTKGGRKKKTEQEEQDVWRWWEEEKREDGVKWNFLEHKGPVFAPDYEPLPANVKFFYDGKEMKLSQDAEEIASFYARMLNHDYVTKQVFNDNFFKDWRKSMTSKEKETIKHLDKCNFEQMHQYFQMLSEKNKNRSKEEKLALKEANEKLVAEYGFCTIDGHKEKIGNFKLEPPGLFRGRGEHPKMGLVKKRLMPEDIMINCSKDSNIPQPPKGHKWKEVRHDNTVTWLASWVENIQGQVKYIMLNPSSKLKGEKDYMKYETARRLDKHIDKIRHTYREEWKSKEMRIRQRAVALYFIDKLALRAGNEKDEDQADTVGCCSLRVEHIALHKEMDGKENVVVFDFLGKDSIRYYNAVEVEKRVFKNLELFMENKKEGDDLFDRLNTSVLNEHLRDLMEGLTAKVFRTYNASITLQNQLDLLTDPDSSVPEKLLAYNRANRAVAVLCNHQRSVPKGHEKSMSNLKEKIRQKREAIDDCEAELHDLQKAAKRGSVKEKINCDKKRKQLERLKEQLKKLELQETDRDENKTIALGTSKLNYLDPRISVAWCKKFGVPIEKIFNKTQRDKFRWAIHMADENYRF, from the exons ATGAGCGTGGAAAATGCTGAAAACGCCAATGGCGGCGAAACT GAGGCTAAGCCTCAAAATGGAGACTTTAGCGATCATCGTCCCAATGGGATAAGTAATGGTCATATTGAAAGCAATAGTAACAGCAGTAAGCATAAGTCGTCCAGTAAAGATAAGCATAGGGATAAAGATAAGGACTACAAGAGTTCCTCGAAGAGCAGCAGCAGTAATCG TGACAAGGATTCCGATAAATACAAGAGTTCGTCGAGTAGTAGTAAAGATAAACACAGGGATAAGGATAGGGATAGAGATCGTGATAAGGATAAGGATAAGCATAAATCATCATCGTCCTCGCACAAGTCTTCTTCGCGCGATAAAGATAGGGATAAAGATCGTGAAGATCGTAAGGATCGCGATAAAGAAAAGGATAAAGAGCGTAGCCGTGATAAGGATAAGGAGAAGGATAAGGAAAGAAGCAAGGATAAAGAAAAGAGTGATCGCGATGCAGACCGGAAAAAAGATCATAAAAGTAGTTCTCGTGATAAGGATCGCGAGAAAGATCGTGATAAGGATAAGGAACGTCATCGCGACAAAGACAAGGATAAGGATAAAGAGCATAAATCATCATCAAGTTCAAAGGATAAACATTCCAGTTCATCATCATCGAAATCAAAGGACAAAGATAAGGAACGTGAAAAAGATAGAGACAAACATTCATCATCCTCTAAAGATAAGGACCGCCACCGTGATAAGGATCGAAAAGATCGCGATAAAGATAAGCATTCATCGTCTTCATCGAAAAAggataaagtcgatgaaaaacctAATATTAAATTGGAAGAGCCAGAAGTTAAGGAAGAAATCAAACAGGAAGCAGATGAAACATGCGATGGTCAATTCAATAATGACTTGCCTGTAATCAAAGAGAATGAACCATATTGCGGAACAAAGCAGGAATTCAAAGATGAAGTTATGAATAACTCACAGGCTAGTTCCTGTGATTATTCAATGTCCCAATTCCGAGATGATGAGCCTGCATTCGAAATAAAGGAAGAATCGGCCGATGAGAGTCAAGAGGTGAACATCGAAAACGATACTGCAGATGAAACGGATCCATTATTTTCTAGTGGTGGTGGTGATATGAATGAAACGCATGAAACCACCACCCAAGATCAGGATGGTAgttatgatgacgatgatgatgacatgCCTCTG TCGAAACAACGCAAGAAGCGTCCCGCCAAGGAAGTAGACAGCGATGATGATGCTCcgcttattacgaagaagaaagcaaagaCAGCAAAAACGAAAGAGAAATCGGCGAAAAAGGGCAAGAAGAAGCGTGAAGTGGAAGAGgatgaagaggaagaagaatatACGGAAAAGCCTAAGAAGAAGAAAgcgaaaaaagaaaaggagaag CCTGTTCAAGTGAAAAGCGTGTCCACCACCGAAGAGTCTCCTACTAAGGGCGGTCGAAAGAAGAAGACCGAACAAGAAGAACAGGATGTTTGGAGATG GTGGGAAGAGGAGAAGCGCGAAGATGGTGTCAAGTGGAATTTCCTGGAACACAAAGGGCCTGTTTTTGCTCCTGATTACGAGCCACTGCCAGCTAACGTGAAATTCTTCTACGACGGCAAAGAGATGAAATTGTCTCAGGACGCCGAGGAGATAGCTAGTTTCTACGCGAGGATGTTAAACCACGATTATGTGACTAAACAAGTCTTCAATGATAATTTCTTCAAAGATTGGCGCAAGTCCATGACGTCCAAGGAGAAGGAAACCATCAAACACTTGGACAAGTGCAATTTCGAGCAGATGCATCAATACTTCCAAATGTTATCTGAGAAGAATAAGAATCGATCGAAGGAAGAAAAGTTGGCCCTGAAGGAAGCCAATGAGAAACTGGTCGCAGAGTATGGTTTCTGCACTATTGATGGCCACAAGGAGAAGATTGGTAACTTCAAACTTGAACCGCCGGGTCTGTTCCGTGGCCGAGGAGAGCATCCTAAAATGGGTTTGGTGAAAAAGCGCCTCATGCCTGAGGATATTATGATAAACTGTTCGAAGGACAGTAATATACCACAACCTCCGAAAGGGCACAAGTGGAAGGAAGTTCGTCACGACAACACGGTTACCTGGTTGGCATCGTGGGTAGAAAAcatccagggtcaggttaagtACATTATGTTGAATCCCAGTTCAAAATTGAAAGGAGAGAAGGACTACATGAAATACGAAACCGCTCGTCGCCTAGACAAGCACATAGACAAAATTCGACACACCTACCGCGaagaatggaaatcgaaggagATGAGAATACGACAACGAGCCGTAGCTCTTTATTTCATAGATAAATTGGCTTTGAGAGCTGGTAACGAGAAGGACGAGGACCAAGCTGATACAGTAGGCTGCTGCTCGCTGCGTGTAGAACACATAGCTCTCCACAAAGAAATGGACGGTAAGGAAAACGTGGTCGTTTTCGATTTCCTCGGTAAGGATTCCATTCGTTACTATAATGCGGTCGAGGTCGAAAAGCGGGTGTTCAAGAATTTGGAACTGTTCATGGAGAATAAGAAAGAAGGCGATGATTTGTTCGATCGGTTGAACACAAGTGTTTTGAATGAACATTTGAGAGATCTTATGGAAG GACTTACCGCTAAGGTATTCCGTACGTACAACGCATCAATCACGCTACAAAATCAATTAGACCTGCTTACTGATCCTGATTCAAGTGTACCGGAAAAACTTTTAGCCTACAATCGTGCCAATCGCGCCGTAGCTGTTCTGTGCAACCATCAACGGTCTGTGCCTAAAGGTCACGAGAAAAGTATGTCAAATTTGAAGGAGAAAATTCGGCAAAAGCGTGAAGCTATTGATGATTGTGAAGCTGAACTTCAT GATCTTCAAAAGGCCGCCAAAAGAGGTTCTGTAAAGGAGAAAATCAATTGCGATAAGAAGAGAAAGCAACTGGAACGGCTCAAGGAGCAACTCAAAAAATTAGAACTACAAGAGACTGATAGGGATGAGAACAAAACTATTGCATTGGGTACATCAAAACTGAACTATCTCGATCCAAGGATATCGGTTGCATG
- the LOC119657827 gene encoding mRNA cap guanine-N7 methyltransferase translates to MSDEYEESAVNSDDDNNTDSPAQANVENESDSDAESEPAVKRPKVEDHTKLVATHYNEIEEKGLAERSQSRIVFMRNFNNWIKSMLINEYLNKLKASQKLGSPLRVLDMCCGKGGDLLKWEKGGITHLICTDIADVSLEQCESRYKKLNNRFDNRFGKVFTAEFFACDSTLVRLRERYKDPSMELHLVSCQFAFHYCFESMGQAECMIRNAAECLAPDGYFIATIPDANEIMRRQRQAGNRSFGNDVYNIEFICDTEKPPLFGAKYKFKLEGVVDCPEFLVHFPTLVKLCKKYGLKLESKVGFADYFQKSLPDGKGLLSRMQALETYPAQKNAKLVGKDEDYAHAQEYLGQNSKGDRFKVVGTLSKPEWEVATLYLVCAFRKCKTMWDAEGKPVYDC, encoded by the exons ATGAGCGACGAATACGAGGAAAGTGCGGTCAACAGCGACGACGACAACAACACAGACAGCCCAGCGCAAGCCAACGTTGAAAATGAAAGTGATTCGGACGCGGAATCTGAGCCAGCCGTGAAACGGCCCAAAGTCGAGGATCACACTAAGCTGGTCGCGACTCACtacaatgaaatcgaggaaaaaggCCTGGCGGAGCGCTCCCAGTCGCGGATAGTGTTCATGAGGAACTTCAACAACTGGATCAAGAGCATGCTCATCAACGAGTACTTGAACAAGCTCAAGGCTTCGCAGAAACTGGGCTCGCCTCTGCGAGTGCTGGATATGTGCTGCGGCAAAGGCGGCGACCTGCTCAAGTGGGAGAAGGGAGGCATCACCCATTTAATCTGCACCGATATTGCTGACGTTAGCCTGGAGCAGTGCGAATCGCGCTATAAGAAACTCAACAATCGCTTCGACAACCGATTCGGGAAGGTGTTCACAGCCGAGTTCTTCGCCTGCGACTCGACCCTGGTGCGCCTCAGGGAGCGCTACAAGGACCCGTCAATGGAACTTCACCTTGTCAGCTGCCAATTTGCCTTCCACTACTGCTTTGAGTCCATGGGCCAGGCGGAGTGCATGATCCGCAACGCGGCCGAGTGCCTGGCGCCCGATGGTTACTTCATCGCGACGATCCCTGATGCAAACGAAATCATGCGGCGGCAGAGACAGGCTGGAAACAGGTCGTTCGGCAACGACGTGTACAATATCGAGTTTATCTGTGATACCGAGAAACCTCCTCTATTCGGggccaaatacaaattcaagctgGAAGGGGTGGTCGACTGTCCGGAGTTTTTGGTGCACTTCCCTACGCTAGTGAAACTATGTAAAAAGTACGGCTTAAAGCTGGAATCCAAGGTGGGATTCGCGGACTACTTCCAGAAAAGCTTGCCAGACG GCAAAGGTTTACTCTCCCGGATGCAGGCATTAGAAACGTATCCAGCACAAAAGAACGCCAAATTAGTGGGCAAGGACGAAGATTACGCGCATGCGCAGGAGTATTTAGGACAAAATTCGAAAGGCGACCGGTTTAAAGTTGTGGGAACTTTGTCGAAACCGGAATGGGAAGTGGCAA CTCTTTACCTGGTCTGtgcattcaggaaatgcaagacgaTGTGGGACGCGGAGGGGAAGCCGGTCTACGACTGTTAA
- the LOC119656698 gene encoding DNA topoisomerase 1 isoform X2 yields MLVFQCNLIAFRRAIPAVGFFVRSARTSKKSLPVKVAPRWEEEKREDGVKWNFLEHKGPVFAPDYEPLPANVKFFYDGKEMKLSQDAEEIASFYARMLNHDYVTKQVFNDNFFKDWRKSMTSKEKETIKHLDKCNFEQMHQYFQMLSEKNKNRSKEEKLALKEANEKLVAEYGFCTIDGHKEKIGNFKLEPPGLFRGRGEHPKMGLVKKRLMPEDIMINCSKDSNIPQPPKGHKWKEVRHDNTVTWLASWVENIQGQVKYIMLNPSSKLKGEKDYMKYETARRLDKHIDKIRHTYREEWKSKEMRIRQRAVALYFIDKLALRAGNEKDEDQADTVGCCSLRVEHIALHKEMDGKENVVVFDFLGKDSIRYYNAVEVEKRVFKNLELFMENKKEGDDLFDRLNTSVLNEHLRDLMEGLTAKVFRTYNASITLQNQLDLLTDPDSSVPEKLLAYNRANRAVAVLCNHQRSVPKGHEKSMSNLKEKIRQKREAIDDCEAELHDLQKAAKRGSVKEKINCDKKRKQLERLKEQLKKLELQETDRDENKTIALGTSKLNYLDPRISVAWCKKFGVPIEKIFNKTQRDKFRWAIHMADENYRF; encoded by the exons ATGTTAGTCTTTCAATGCAATTTAATTGCATTTAGAAGAGCTATCCCTGCAGTAGGTTTTTTCGTGAGAAGTGCTCGAACTTCCAAAAAGTCTCTTCCAGTCAAAGTTGCTCCTAG GTGGGAAGAGGAGAAGCGCGAAGATGGTGTCAAGTGGAATTTCCTGGAACACAAAGGGCCTGTTTTTGCTCCTGATTACGAGCCACTGCCAGCTAACGTGAAATTCTTCTACGACGGCAAAGAGATGAAATTGTCTCAGGACGCCGAGGAGATAGCTAGTTTCTACGCGAGGATGTTAAACCACGATTATGTGACTAAACAAGTCTTCAATGATAATTTCTTCAAAGATTGGCGCAAGTCCATGACGTCCAAGGAGAAGGAAACCATCAAACACTTGGACAAGTGCAATTTCGAGCAGATGCATCAATACTTCCAAATGTTATCTGAGAAGAATAAGAATCGATCGAAGGAAGAAAAGTTGGCCCTGAAGGAAGCCAATGAGAAACTGGTCGCAGAGTATGGTTTCTGCACTATTGATGGCCACAAGGAGAAGATTGGTAACTTCAAACTTGAACCGCCGGGTCTGTTCCGTGGCCGAGGAGAGCATCCTAAAATGGGTTTGGTGAAAAAGCGCCTCATGCCTGAGGATATTATGATAAACTGTTCGAAGGACAGTAATATACCACAACCTCCGAAAGGGCACAAGTGGAAGGAAGTTCGTCACGACAACACGGTTACCTGGTTGGCATCGTGGGTAGAAAAcatccagggtcaggttaagtACATTATGTTGAATCCCAGTTCAAAATTGAAAGGAGAGAAGGACTACATGAAATACGAAACCGCTCGTCGCCTAGACAAGCACATAGACAAAATTCGACACACCTACCGCGaagaatggaaatcgaaggagATGAGAATACGACAACGAGCCGTAGCTCTTTATTTCATAGATAAATTGGCTTTGAGAGCTGGTAACGAGAAGGACGAGGACCAAGCTGATACAGTAGGCTGCTGCTCGCTGCGTGTAGAACACATAGCTCTCCACAAAGAAATGGACGGTAAGGAAAACGTGGTCGTTTTCGATTTCCTCGGTAAGGATTCCATTCGTTACTATAATGCGGTCGAGGTCGAAAAGCGGGTGTTCAAGAATTTGGAACTGTTCATGGAGAATAAGAAAGAAGGCGATGATTTGTTCGATCGGTTGAACACAAGTGTTTTGAATGAACATTTGAGAGATCTTATGGAAG GACTTACCGCTAAGGTATTCCGTACGTACAACGCATCAATCACGCTACAAAATCAATTAGACCTGCTTACTGATCCTGATTCAAGTGTACCGGAAAAACTTTTAGCCTACAATCGTGCCAATCGCGCCGTAGCTGTTCTGTGCAACCATCAACGGTCTGTGCCTAAAGGTCACGAGAAAAGTATGTCAAATTTGAAGGAGAAAATTCGGCAAAAGCGTGAAGCTATTGATGATTGTGAAGCTGAACTTCAT GATCTTCAAAAGGCCGCCAAAAGAGGTTCTGTAAAGGAGAAAATCAATTGCGATAAGAAGAGAAAGCAACTGGAACGGCTCAAGGAGCAACTCAAAAAATTAGAACTACAAGAGACTGATAGGGATGAGAACAAAACTATTGCATTGGGTACATCAAAACTGAACTATCTCGATCCAAGGATATCGGTTGCATG